In a single window of the Mesorhizobium shangrilense genome:
- the pal gene encoding peptidoglycan-associated lipoprotein Pal: MRRIAKLATNPVAIALMAGLALAGCASKKTPNSAADLGLNGAGAATPGSAQDFTVNVGDRIFFDLDSSAIRADAQATLAKQARWLNQYRNYAITIEGHADERGTREYNIALGARRAAATRDFLVGQGVASNRLRTISYGKERPVAVCDDISCWSQNRRAVTVLGGAGS; the protein is encoded by the coding sequence ATGCGCCGCATCGCGAAACTGGCAACTAACCCTGTGGCAATCGCGCTGATGGCCGGCCTGGCCCTGGCGGGCTGCGCCTCGAAGAAGACCCCGAACAGCGCTGCCGACCTTGGCCTCAATGGCGCCGGCGCGGCGACGCCCGGCTCGGCGCAGGACTTCACGGTCAATGTCGGCGACCGCATCTTCTTCGACCTCGACTCCTCCGCGATCCGGGCAGATGCCCAGGCGACGCTGGCCAAGCAGGCCCGCTGGCTGAACCAGTATCGCAACTACGCCATCACCATCGAAGGCCACGCCGACGAGCGCGGCACGCGCGAATACAACATCGCGCTCGGCGCCCGCCGCGCCGCCGCCACCCGCGACTTCCTGGTCGGCCAGGGCGTGGCGAGCAACCGTCTGCGCACGATCTCCTACGGCAAGGAGCGCCCGGTGGCCGTCTGCGACGACATCTCGTGCTGGTCGCAGAACCGCCGCGCCGTCACCGTGCTCGGCGGCGCCGGCAGCTAA
- the tilS gene encoding tRNA lysidine(34) synthetase TilS — translation MLSHRSDFDPDQIFSPFDLTRRPALIAAVSGGSDSLAMLLLLQRWLERREATPRLIAVTIDHQLRPESRLEAETVGRICAARGIAHRTLNWTGDKPSRGVSAAARLARYGLLSDAARSENSDIVVTGHTADDQAETVAMRQARGDGRGLAGMAPATLFDGQTWLVRPLLATRRDALRRFLTQNEVAWIDDPTNLDTTYERARMRRDLLCDPAGHRVGALLEAATRAGVAREALGGRAAALIEAHADRPMQGLVRLASDFAGGGDEEGALLALRALMAVVGGVEHLPDAGRVADMLRRLREGAFRATLSRTVIDARKTGVFLYRERRGAPAGPALPGTIWDGRYAVLEEDSAPNARVHGAPADQEVAGPSPTLPPSIVKAARATMPQSEGPNVRALPVLAPWRRFLPSFDVELAQTLARLIDAANFPNPPFAGHNGEEA, via the coding sequence GTGCTGAGCCACCGGTCGGACTTCGATCCGGACCAGATTTTTTCCCCCTTCGACCTGACGCGCCGCCCGGCGCTGATCGCCGCCGTATCAGGCGGCAGCGACTCGCTCGCCATGCTGCTGCTCCTGCAACGATGGCTGGAGCGTCGCGAAGCTACCCCGCGGCTTATCGCCGTCACCATCGATCACCAACTGCGTCCGGAATCCCGCCTCGAAGCCGAGACGGTCGGCCGGATCTGCGCGGCGCGCGGCATTGCCCACAGGACGCTGAACTGGACCGGCGACAAGCCGTCCCGGGGCGTCTCTGCAGCGGCACGGCTGGCGCGCTACGGTCTGCTGTCGGACGCAGCGCGTAGCGAGAACTCGGATATCGTCGTCACCGGGCATACGGCCGACGACCAGGCGGAAACGGTCGCCATGCGCCAGGCGCGAGGCGACGGCCGCGGACTGGCGGGGATGGCTCCCGCGACGCTGTTCGACGGCCAGACCTGGCTCGTGCGGCCGCTGCTGGCTACGCGGCGCGATGCGCTGCGGCGATTTCTGACCCAGAATGAGGTGGCCTGGATCGACGATCCGACCAACCTCGACACGACCTATGAACGGGCGCGGATGCGGCGCGACCTGCTATGCGACCCCGCCGGGCACCGGGTGGGCGCCCTGCTCGAGGCCGCGACGCGCGCCGGAGTCGCGCGAGAGGCGCTCGGCGGCCGTGCCGCGGCATTGATCGAGGCCCATGCCGATCGCCCGATGCAAGGCCTGGTACGCCTTGCATCCGATTTTGCCGGGGGAGGGGATGAAGAGGGGGCGCTGCTTGCCCTTCGTGCTCTGATGGCGGTCGTCGGCGGCGTCGAGCATCTGCCCGACGCCGGGAGGGTGGCGGACATGCTGCGCCGGCTGCGCGAGGGTGCGTTCCGGGCAACGCTTTCCCGGACGGTGATCGACGCTCGAAAGACGGGCGTGTTCCTCTACCGGGAGCGTAGAGGGGCGCCGGCGGGACCTGCGCTGCCCGGGACGATCTGGGACGGGCGTTATGCCGTCCTCGAGGAAGACAGTGCGCCGAACGCGCGGGTACATGGAGCGCCGGCCGATCAGGAGGTCGCCGGGCCATCGCCAACGCTCCCCCCCAGCATCGTCAAGGCCGCGCGCGCCACCATGCCGCAGAGCGAGGGGCCGAATGTGCGGGCGCTCCCGGTGCTCGCACCCTGGCGAAGGTTCCTGCCCTCGTTTGATGTGGAACTCGCGCAGACATTGGCCCGGCTAATCGATGCGGCGAATTTTCCGAACCCGCCATTTGCGGGCCACAATGGGGAAGAAGCTTAA
- the ybgF gene encoding tol-pal system protein YbgF has product MHFRSILSGTLALLLVSGAAVAAQHDGGLLERMPGAGLPGVFETRTDEIRVAQVSDPRVMQLEEQIRSLNGKLEELNFQILQMQEQMRKMQEDNEFRLQELEKKAGNAGGSKNRNVAESPSAKPADRAGATAGGAPATTTNDTSLAELPPADAGGSSASGGASGTVKTGEAPRNFGTITVDKDGNVTSSTTDPVDLLPQANGNNPSAGVDVAALPKTDDPEELYRNSYQFVLSGDYANAEAGFRDHIAHFPSDAKAADSNYWLGESLLGQQKYSQAAEVFLAAGKNYPKAKKAPDMLLKLGVSLAGMNQKDVACATFAEVGKRFPNAPDALKQRVKQEQALAAC; this is encoded by the coding sequence ATGCACTTTCGATCAATCCTGAGCGGCACGCTTGCGCTGCTGCTCGTTTCCGGCGCAGCGGTCGCTGCGCAGCACGACGGCGGCCTGCTTGAGCGGATGCCTGGCGCCGGTCTGCCCGGCGTCTTCGAGACTCGGACAGACGAAATCCGGGTCGCGCAAGTCAGCGATCCGCGCGTTATGCAGCTCGAGGAACAGATCCGCTCGCTCAACGGCAAGCTGGAGGAATTGAACTTCCAGATCCTGCAGATGCAGGAGCAGATGCGCAAGATGCAGGAAGACAACGAGTTCCGACTGCAGGAACTGGAGAAGAAGGCCGGCAACGCAGGCGGTTCCAAGAACCGCAATGTGGCGGAGTCGCCTTCGGCGAAGCCGGCCGACAGGGCAGGCGCAACAGCCGGCGGCGCGCCGGCGACGACAACCAACGACACCTCGCTGGCGGAACTTCCGCCAGCCGATGCCGGCGGAAGTTCGGCTTCCGGCGGTGCCAGCGGAACCGTGAAGACCGGCGAAGCCCCGCGCAACTTCGGCACCATCACGGTGGACAAGGACGGCAACGTCACCTCCAGCACCACCGATCCGGTCGATCTGCTGCCGCAGGCCAACGGCAACAATCCGTCCGCGGGCGTCGATGTCGCCGCGCTGCCCAAGACGGACGATCCGGAGGAGCTTTACCGCAACTCCTACCAGTTCGTGCTGTCGGGTGACTATGCGAATGCCGAAGCGGGTTTCCGCGATCACATCGCGCACTTCCCGTCAGATGCCAAGGCTGCTGATTCCAACTACTGGCTCGGCGAGTCCCTGCTTGGGCAGCAAAAGTACAGCCAGGCGGCTGAGGTCTTCCTGGCCGCAGGCAAGAACTACCCGAAGGCCAAGAAGGCCCCGGACATGCTGCTCAAGCTCGGCGTGTCGCTGGCAGGCATGAACCAGAAGGACGTCGCCTGCGCCACCTTCGCCGAGGTCGGCAAGCGCTTTCCCAACGCTCCCGATGCACTGAAGCAGCGCGTCAAGCAGGAACAGGCGCTCGCCGCGTGCTGA